Proteins from a genomic interval of Triplophysa dalaica isolate WHDGS20190420 chromosome 13, ASM1584641v1, whole genome shotgun sequence:
- the enpp5 gene encoding ectonucleotide pyrophosphatase/phosphodiesterase family member 5 — MPDLLVNRSCFLCFLLVLLAPSSSQQEEERKLLLVSFDGFRWDYVNRVPTPNFHALMEEGVQVEQVENTYITKTYPDHYTLVTGLHAESHGIVANEMYDPIHNRSFSMEGPEVYEAWWWEQAVPLWVTNQKAGRKSGAAMWPGSDVAIGGTYPTHYLMYNASMPFERRVENLIDWFSGPDAINFGVLYWEEPDESGHNFGPESPLMDGVIAEIDEKLGFLRDKLKAAGLYEKVNLIVTSDHGMTQLSHDKIIELDTYVSRDLYTWIDKSPVVGILPKEGKLEEVYKLLKNANPNMVVYKKEEIPDHYHYRHNVRIMPVIIEVKEGWTVMQNRNGSFMLGNHGYNNSLPSMHPVFVARGPAFRRDYTKASMKSVDLYPLMCDILGVKPLPNNGSLSNVQELLVETSTPKPVVVPVPKEPSYAWAVGSILGTTLVVGFLFIFVKQVTQRQLPPLHLSNSEITQPLL; from the exons ATGCCAGACCTCCTTGTGAATAGGAGTTGCTTCCTGTGTTTCTTATTAGTTCTGTTAGCGCCATCTAGCTCACAGCAGGAGGAGGAGAGGAAGCTGTTACTGGTGTCCTTTGATGGCTTCCGGTGGGATTATGTGAATCGGGTGCCCACACCAAATTTCCATGCGTTGATGGAAGAGGGCGTACAGGTGGAGCAAGTGGAAAACACCTACATCACAAAGACCTACCCTGACCACTACACCTTAGTGACGGGATTGCATGCTGAATCCCATGGCATTGTCGCCAACGAAATGTATGACCCGATTCATAACCGGTCCTTTTCCATGGAAGGGCCTGAAGTGTATGAGGCATGGTGGTGGGAGCAGGCTGTGCCGTTGTGGGTGACCAATCAAAAGGCAGGAAGGAAGAGCGGAGCTGCCATGTGGCCGGGATCGGATGTAGCGATTGGTGGAACGTACCCGACGCATTACTTGATGTATAATGCATCAATGCCCTTTGAGAGGCGAGTTGAGAATCTCATTGACTGGTTCTCAGGGCCAGATGCCATCAATTTTGGTGTTTTATACTGGGAGGAGCCAGATGAGAGCGGCCATAATTTTGGGCCGGAGAGTCCGCTAATGGATGGCGTCATTGCAGAGATTGATGAGAAATTGGGATTCCTCAGGGACAAGCTCAAAGCAGCTGGCCTTTATGAGAAAGTCAATCTTATTGTCACAAGTGATCATGGAATGACACAACTGTCACATGATAAGATTATTGAGCTGGACACATATGTCAGTCGAGATCTTTACACTTGGATTGACAAGAGCCCTGTAGTGGGCATTTTGCCCAAAGAAG GCAAACTGGAAGAGGTCTACAAGTTATTGAAGAACGCCAATCCTAACATGGTTGTGTATAAGAAAGAGGAGATCCCAGATCATTACCACTACAGACACAATGTCAGGATAATGCCTGTGATCATAGAGGTCAAAGAGGGATGGACAGTCATGCAGAACAGAAATGGATCTTTTATGT TGGGAAACCATGGTTATAACAACAGCCTTCCCAGCATGCACCCTGTTTTTGTTGCCCGTGGACCCGCTTTCCGTCGTGACTACACCAAGGCCTCCATGAAGTCTGTGGACCTATATCCTCTCATGTGCGACATTCTTGGTGTCAAGCCCTTGCCCAATAATGGCTCTCTGTCAAACGTGCAAGAACTTTTAGTGGAGACCTCAACCCCAAAGCCAGTAGTAGTACCCGTGCCAAAGGAGCCTTCATACGCCTGGGCGGTGGGATCCATCCTTGGCACCACCCTTGTGGTTGGGTTTCTCTTTATCTTTGTGAAGCAGGTGACACAAAGGCAGCTCCCCCCTCTGCATCTGTCCAACAGTGAGATAACACAGCCCTTACTGTAG